One genomic segment of Methanothermococcus okinawensis IH1 includes these proteins:
- a CDS encoding DUF5814 domain-containing protein translates to MIIIRKLKKKKQKQELEIIDLINNIKYYGTLRGTNAKLSLYKCKEEKDGNIKPIQPSKVMNILKTSKKVYLNNDEESLKLEDFLKQYNIKYNYIELCPFCLIKGRYNELTKNNRYKFYNQYICFDCAMEEVKHEVNINEEFIEKLLRRFKDVNKVIDLFVMKNPLDNPELTKYDILTGSEEDKIKNYTIDQLNIPYELKKIIKNRGIKELLPVQTLAVKGGLLDGKDLIITSATSSGKTLIGELAGIKNLKEGRGKLLFLVPLVALANQKYIEFKERYEKMGLTVSLRVGMGRLSEDKSELINTDINADIVVGTYEGIDFLVRSGKLRDVGTVVIDEIHSLNMEERGARLDGLIGRLRYLKNILKSDIKNNIQMIYLSATVGNPEELAKNLNANVVIYNGRPVPLERHIIFAKNEYNKLNLIKEIVKKEFNTKSKYGFRGQSLVFTYSRKRAEYISNFLNTKGIKSDYYHGGMEYKRRRMVEDNFLNQKIMCVVTTAALAAGVDFPASTVILESLAMGGDWLNPSEFQQMCGRAGRKGMHDMGKAYMLVEIGKKYHAKMGNTEDEVAFKLLSSEPEDVMVEYNEDEEMEQILASVSSIERYSKYLKLVNKNYNHNTNNNIKNNNYNISINKNELNKIPLIGKNHDLDYIVGKLNDYRMIKLYNNKINITRYGYATAISFLYPKDAELIRTNLNKQLVDLIALINPFENLYVPNSIKNKISKIIHTNIPTRFIDAFEIVKENISKITDKDLRDRVLPWVIEFEGMIEEDIIKYFSKYVLNLRINRKTPSQISKIIYENFNLQTYSGDIYSYLENTIKILDAIERIGGIYNKNMSNEARDFKEKISNPYRYNKKYHVKSKGKKVKREKKKNR, encoded by the coding sequence TTGATTATAATAAGAAAACTAAAAAAGAAAAAACAAAAACAGGAGCTCGAAATAATTGACCTTATAAATAATATAAAATATTATGGCACATTGAGGGGAACTAACGCTAAATTAAGTTTATATAAATGTAAAGAAGAAAAAGATGGGAATATAAAACCAATCCAACCTTCAAAAGTGATGAATATCTTAAAAACCTCTAAAAAGGTTTATTTAAACAATGATGAAGAATCATTAAAATTGGAGGACTTTTTAAAACAATATAATATTAAATACAATTACATAGAACTCTGCCCATTCTGTTTAATAAAGGGAAGATACAATGAATTAACTAAAAATAACAGATATAAATTTTATAATCAATATATATGTTTTGACTGTGCAATGGAAGAAGTTAAACATGAAGTGAATATTAACGAGGAATTTATAGAAAAACTTTTACGAAGATTTAAAGATGTAAATAAGGTAATAGATTTATTTGTTATGAAAAATCCTCTCGACAATCCTGAATTAACAAAATATGATATTTTAACAGGTAGCGAAGAGGATAAAATAAAAAATTATACAATAGACCAGTTAAATATCCCTTATGAATTAAAGAAAATTATAAAAAATAGGGGCATAAAGGAGCTCCTGCCAGTTCAAACACTAGCTGTTAAAGGGGGTTTATTGGATGGAAAGGATTTAATAATTACCTCTGCAACATCCTCTGGAAAAACTCTTATTGGAGAATTGGCAGGTATAAAAAACTTAAAGGAAGGCAGAGGAAAATTACTATTTTTAGTTCCTCTTGTAGCATTAGCAAATCAGAAATATATTGAATTTAAAGAACGTTATGAAAAAATGGGGCTAACTGTTAGTTTAAGAGTTGGTATGGGAAGGTTATCAGAGGATAAATCGGAGCTCATAAACACAGATATAAATGCCGATATTGTTGTTGGAACCTATGAAGGTATCGATTTTTTGGTCAGGTCTGGAAAATTAAGGGATGTGGGAACTGTTGTAATAGATGAAATTCATTCTTTGAATATGGAAGAGAGGGGAGCTCGCCTTGATGGACTAATTGGTAGGTTGAGATATTTAAAAAACATATTGAAAAGCGATATAAAAAACAATATCCAGATGATTTATTTATCTGCTACTGTGGGAAACCCAGAGGAGCTCGCAAAGAACCTCAATGCAAATGTGGTAATATACAACGGAAGACCTGTTCCACTTGAAAGACATATTATTTTTGCTAAAAATGAGTACAATAAATTAAATTTAATAAAAGAAATCGTTAAAAAAGAGTTTAACACAAAATCAAAATATGGATTTAGAGGGCAGAGTTTGGTATTTACATATTCGAGAAAAAGGGCAGAATATATTTCAAATTTCTTAAATACAAAGGGTATAAAATCCGATTACTATCATGGAGGTATGGAATATAAAAGAAGAAGGATGGTAGAGGATAATTTTTTAAATCAAAAAATCATGTGTGTAGTTACAACAGCAGCACTTGCAGCAGGTGTGGATTTTCCAGCATCCACGGTAATTCTTGAAAGTTTGGCAATGGGTGGGGATTGGCTTAATCCATCAGAATTCCAGCAGATGTGCGGTAGGGCAGGTAGAAAAGGCATGCATGATATGGGAAAGGCTTATATGCTTGTGGAAATTGGTAAAAAATACCATGCCAAGATGGGAAATACTGAGGATGAAGTGGCATTTAAATTACTGAGCTCGGAACCTGAGGATGTTATGGTGGAATATAATGAGGATGAAGAGATGGAACAGATACTTGCAAGTGTGAGCTCTATTGAAAGATATTCAAAATATTTAAAATTAGTCAATAAAAATTATAATCATAATACTAATAACAATATTAAAAATAACAATTATAATATATCAATTAATAAAAACGAATTAAATAAGATTCCATTAATTGGGAAAAATCACGATTTGGATTATATTGTTGGTAAATTGAACGACTACCGCATGATAAAACTATATAACAACAAAATAAATATTACAAGATATGGTTATGCCACGGCAATATCATTCTTATATCCCAAGGATGCCGAGCTCATTCGAACTAATTTAAATAAACAACTTGTGGATTTAATAGCTTTAATAAATCCTTTTGAAAATTTATATGTGCCAAATAGTATAAAAAATAAGATTTCAAAAATAATTCATACGAATATTCCAACAAGATTTATAGATGCTTTTGAGATTGTGAAGGAAAATATTTCAAAAATAACCGATAAGGATTTAAGAGATAGGGTCTTACCGTGGGTAATAGAATTTGAAGGCATGATTGAGGAGGATATAATAAAATATTTCTCAAAATATGTATTAAATCTAAGAATAAACAGAAAAACTCCATCGCAGATTTCAAAGATTATCTATGAAAATTTCAACCTACAAACCTATTCAGGAGATATATATTCATACCTTGAAAATACAATAAAAATTTTGGATGCAATTGAGAGAATAGGAGGTATCTATAATAAAAACATGTCAAATGAAGCAAGGGATTTCAAGGAGAAAATTTCCAATCCTTATAGATATAATAAAAAATATCATGTAAAATCAAAAGGTAAAAAAGTTAAAAGAGAAAAAAAGAAAAATAGATAA
- a CDS encoding AAA family ATPase, whose translation MKLIGITGMPGSGKSAVIDIAKKYNMPVISMGDIVRHETVKKGLELNPENVGNTAVELRKKYGNEAVAVPCLQYIEEKYNNEEIVIIEGIRSIYEVNYFRKFHPLIIIAIHSSPKTRFNRLKSRKREDDTSEWDKFVERDLRELEFSIGKAIALADYVVINEEDYTTYLNNLEKVLKIAINDD comes from the coding sequence ATGAAGTTAATAGGTATTACAGGAATGCCAGGTTCTGGAAAAAGTGCAGTAATAGATATAGCAAAAAAATACAATATGCCAGTAATTTCTATGGGAGATATAGTTCGTCATGAAACTGTGAAAAAGGGGTTGGAATTAAATCCTGAAAATGTGGGAAATACAGCAGTAGAATTAAGGAAAAAATATGGAAATGAGGCGGTAGCAGTTCCATGTCTCCAATATATTGAAGAAAAATATAACAACGAAGAAATAGTTATTATTGAAGGTATAAGAAGTATATATGAAGTTAATTATTTTAGAAAATTCCATCCGTTAATTATTATAGCCATACACTCTTCACCAAAGACCAGATTTAACAGATTAAAATCAAGAAAAAGAGAAGACGATACATCGGAATGGGATAAATTTGTTGAAAGGGATTTGAGAGAATTGGAGTTTTCCATTGGAAAGGCAATAGCTTTGGCTGATTATGTTGTTATTAATGAAGAAGATTACACCACATATTTAAATAATTTAGAAAAGGTATTAAAAATAGCCATTAATGATGATTAA
- a CDS encoding GTP cyclohydrolase III — MIQITLIQIDNYGPWTVTPNPRRESDLQALQSRLYCDLNLQFGAHKGLVFYTRFDNLIAITNGIDLTTHERIQNSIKNRYPFTVSMAVASAKTPYEAQKLATRKIQEHGSAQDEYRKEVLDVANDFLDNGYVQLAHVDINNITGTLTDLENAYDTYLSVKEVQLKLMKELKKYGAMGFFIGGDNFMCPCNGMTESDFINMFNDIEESTGVELKAGIGIGKTAEDASNMADIGLELIRDGKTECQVCTLNYENHSIKKKSPKNFLCPI; from the coding sequence ATGATTCAAATTACCCTTATACAAATTGATAACTACGGACCATGGACAGTTACTCCAAATCCTAGGAGAGAAAGCGATTTACAAGCCTTACAGTCAAGACTTTACTGTGATTTAAACCTACAATTCGGAGCTCATAAGGGGCTTGTATTTTATACAAGATTCGATAACCTTATTGCCATTACAAATGGTATAGATTTAACCACCCATGAAAGGATTCAAAATAGTATTAAAAACAGATATCCATTTACAGTAAGTATGGCTGTGGCATCAGCTAAAACTCCCTATGAAGCCCAGAAACTTGCAACTAGAAAGATTCAAGAGCATGGAAGTGCTCAGGATGAATATAGGAAGGAAGTATTGGATGTTGCAAATGATTTCCTAGATAATGGATATGTCCAGTTGGCACATGTTGATATAAATAATATTACAGGAACATTAACAGATTTGGAAAATGCCTATGATACATATCTAAGTGTTAAAGAAGTGCAATTAAAACTTATGAAGGAGTTAAAAAAATATGGTGCTATGGGTTTCTTTATTGGCGGGGATAATTTTATGTGCCCATGCAATGGAATGACTGAAAGCGATTTTATAAACATGTTTAATGATATAGAAGAATCCACAGGTGTTGAATTAAAAGCAGGTATTGGAATTGGAAAAACAGCAGAAGATGCTTCGAATATGGCTGATATTGGATTAGAACTTATAAGGGATGGAAAAACAGAATGTCAAGTATGCACATTGAACTATGAAAACCACAGTATAAAGAAAAAATCTCCTAAAAATTTTCTATGTCCAATTTAA
- the purM gene encoding phosphoribosylformylglycinamidine cyclo-ligase, giving the protein MVSYKDAGVDIYKEDKIIKALISQITFKRNDSIKPAEELKGHYAGAIEFGDYYLVLCTDGVGSKMIVAEMANKFDTVPIDMIAMNVNDAICIGAEPVALVDYMAVEDINEDIAKQIGKGLNEGLKESNINLIGGETATLPDMVKGIDIAGTVLAIVKKDEIISGNNVKKGDVIIGLRSSGIHSNGLSLARKVFFDIGKMNINDKLSHGKTIAEELLTPTRIYVKPVLDMIKKVDVKGLAHITGGGFRKLIRLNKNVVYLINNIPEPLPLFKEIQRIGNVSDEEMFRTFNMGIGFCVVVDKEDAEKVIEIANHYNIPAYIIGKIEDEVEVNGEKINNKVIVEYKNKKMIMK; this is encoded by the coding sequence ATGGTATCTTATAAGGATGCAGGAGTAGATATTTATAAAGAAGATAAAATAATAAAAGCATTGATATCTCAAATAACATTCAAAAGGAACGATAGTATAAAACCAGCAGAAGAATTAAAAGGACACTATGCCGGGGCAATAGAATTCGGAGATTATTATTTAGTTTTATGCACCGACGGAGTAGGTAGTAAGATGATTGTTGCAGAGATGGCAAATAAATTTGATACTGTTCCAATAGATATGATAGCCATGAATGTAAATGATGCTATATGTATAGGGGCAGAACCTGTGGCACTTGTGGATTATATGGCAGTTGAAGATATAAATGAGGATATCGCAAAACAAATAGGTAAGGGACTAAACGAAGGATTAAAAGAATCCAATATAAACTTAATTGGTGGAGAAACCGCAACACTTCCAGATATGGTAAAAGGAATAGATATTGCTGGAACGGTGCTTGCCATTGTGAAAAAGGATGAAATAATATCAGGAAATAATGTAAAAAAAGGAGATGTGATTATAGGGCTTAGAAGCAGTGGCATACATAGTAATGGGTTATCCCTTGCAAGAAAGGTATTTTTTGACATTGGAAAGATGAATATAAACGACAAATTATCCCATGGAAAAACCATTGCAGAGGAGCTCCTAACTCCAACAAGAATATATGTTAAACCAGTTTTAGATATGATTAAAAAGGTGGATGTTAAGGGGTTAGCACATATTACAGGAGGAGGATTTAGGAAGTTAATAAGGTTAAATAAAAATGTAGTTTATTTAATTAACAATATTCCCGAACCTCTACCACTATTTAAAGAAATACAAAGGATTGGAAATGTTTCAGACGAGGAAATGTTTAGAACATTCAATATGGGTATTGGATTTTGTGTGGTAGTTGATAAAGAAGATGCTGAAAAGGTTATTGAAATTGCAAACCATTATAATATTCCAGCTTATATCATTGGAAAAATAGAGGATGAAGTTGAAGTAAATGGAGAAAAAATAAATAATAAGGTCATCGTTGAATATAAAAACAAAAAAATGATAATGAAATAA
- the cofD gene encoding 2-phospho-L-lactate transferase → MKVCVLSGGTGTPKLIQGLKKVMPENDISVIVNTAEDTWVGDLYLSPDIDTVLYTFSDQINEETWYGVKEDTFITHETLKKFESRDFSELLRIGDKDRALKMHKTHYINKGYPLSKIVDMERELLNIKANIYPMTDDNVETKILINENNDGHDNKVLLKFHNFWINKKGEANVLDVFYENSNYANAVDSALDAIENCDFVIIGPSNPITSIGPILSIKDIKNSIKDKVVFAVSPIVGDSAISGPAGILMKAKGYPVNVVGVYEFYKDIINTLVIDNIDKDKINNIDCNVLATNTIMNDLTDKINLAKDIIVGYKSLNEK, encoded by the coding sequence ATGAAAGTATGTGTTTTATCAGGAGGAACTGGCACTCCAAAACTTATACAAGGGCTAAAAAAAGTCATGCCTGAAAATGACATTTCTGTAATTGTCAATACTGCGGAAGATACTTGGGTAGGGGATTTATATCTTTCTCCAGACATAGATACCGTTCTTTATACTTTTTCAGACCAAATAAATGAAGAAACATGGTATGGCGTAAAAGAAGATACATTTATAACCCATGAAACGTTAAAGAAATTTGAGTCAAGGGATTTTAGTGAGCTCCTACGAATAGGTGATAAAGACCGAGCTCTGAAAATGCATAAAACTCATTACATCAATAAAGGTTATCCCTTATCAAAAATTGTAGATATGGAAAGGGAGCTCCTTAATATAAAGGCCAATATATATCCAATGACGGATGATAATGTTGAAACAAAAATATTAATAAATGAAAATAATGATGGACATGATAATAAGGTTCTTTTAAAATTCCATAACTTTTGGATTAATAAAAAAGGAGAAGCTAATGTTTTAGATGTATTTTATGAAAATTCCAACTATGCAAACGCAGTAGATAGTGCATTGGATGCCATTGAAAACTGTGATTTTGTAATAATAGGACCATCCAACCCTATAACTTCAATAGGTCCAATATTAAGTATAAAAGATATTAAAAACTCAATTAAAGATAAAGTAGTCTTTGCCGTATCCCCAATAGTGGGAGATAGTGCCATAAGTGGTCCAGCAGGGATATTAATGAAGGCTAAGGGCTATCCTGTAAATGTAGTAGGAGTTTATGAATTCTATAAAGACATAATAAATACCCTTGTAATAGACAACATAGATAAGGATAAAATAAACAATATAGATTGCAATGTTTTAGCTACAAATACTATAATGAACGATTTAACGGATAAAATAAACTTGGCGAAAGATATAATTGTAGGATACAAATCATTAAATGAAAAATAA
- a CDS encoding MJ1255/VC2487 family glycosyltransferase has protein sequence MKILISVCGEGFGHTTRCVAIGDELSKEHDVKFIAYGKSMDFIRRYNYDVFETYPEIKLSGNNGKFDIKKSIFNNKYNPAKAIKREMEIIRKYNPDLIISDCKYSTVVASRFLRVPYYIITNQNCTRTHNKEKIIVYPVMKLLNVINKSAEKVIIPDLPMPYTICEYNLTELNNLSFIGPLIRYNLNNNSSNNDDDSNGGNIGNYDNNNSSNNNRNNNSYNNYPHVKEDYILSVIGGFEYRFRILKLLNEVSKEKNIKVKMVCGSYEVAKKLNKIKSPNVEVIPLTTNMEELIKNCSFIVCHGGHSTLMEAISFGKPVITIPDLDHPEQENNAKKINELKCGIALSHKTLEHDLSNAVDEISNNNIYFKNAKKLSKICRNCNGRDNIKK, from the coding sequence ATGAAAATACTAATTTCAGTATGTGGTGAAGGATTTGGACATACAACAAGATGTGTAGCAATAGGGGATGAGCTCTCAAAAGAGCATGATGTAAAGTTCATAGCCTACGGTAAAAGCATGGATTTTATAAGAAGATATAATTACGATGTTTTTGAAACATACCCTGAAATAAAATTATCCGGAAATAATGGTAAATTTGATATTAAAAAAAGTATATTTAATAATAAATATAATCCTGCAAAGGCTATAAAAAGAGAGATGGAGATAATAAGGAAATACAATCCTGATTTAATTATATCAGATTGCAAATACAGCACAGTGGTGGCATCGAGGTTTCTAAGAGTGCCTTACTATATTATTACAAATCAAAATTGCACAAGAACACATAATAAGGAGAAAATTATTGTTTATCCTGTTATGAAACTGTTAAATGTAATAAATAAATCTGCTGAAAAAGTTATTATTCCAGATTTACCTATGCCCTATACAATATGTGAATATAATCTAACGGAATTAAATAACCTATCATTTATTGGACCTCTTATTAGATACAATCTAAATAATAATAGTAGTAATAATGATGATGATAGCAATGGAGGTAATATTGGTAATTATGATAATAACAACAGCAGTAATAATAACCGCAACAACAATAGTTATAACAACTACCCGCATGTTAAGGAAGATTATATATTAAGCGTAATTGGGGGATTTGAATATAGATTTAGGATTTTAAAATTGTTAAATGAAGTATCAAAAGAAAAAAATATTAAAGTAAAAATGGTCTGTGGAAGTTATGAGGTTGCAAAAAAACTCAACAAAATAAAATCACCAAATGTTGAGGTAATACCCCTAACTACCAATATGGAAGAATTAATAAAAAATTGCTCATTTATTGTATGCCATGGAGGACATTCTACACTCATGGAAGCCATTAGTTTTGGAAAACCCGTAATTACTATTCCTGATTTAGACCATCCAGAACAGGAAAATAATGCTAAAAAGATAAACGAGCTAAAATGCGGAATAGCATTATCCCACAAAACATTGGAGCATGATTTAAGCAATGCTGTTGATGAAATAAGTAATAACAATATCTATTTTAAAAACGCTAAGAAATTAAGCAAAATATGTAGAAATTGTAATGGAAGAGACAATATAAAAAAATAA
- a CDS encoding DUF2334 domain-containing protein, with amino-acid sequence MYKKILYSFILLISMILLILSFNTNTNTNKLNHSINTTAVETINNISNNIYNCSGNISNKSIKPIILVHDVSPAYFDDIKKIVSIIDKYNYSKNTILFVIPDLENPPNGGKWDLRKNKEFVNYLHQLEKRGYKIELHGYKHTYHEFNCSEEEASKKLHDAETIMSECGFNNMTLFLPPAWALNNESTKVLLNHNYTIILTDKLIYPNNTIEKITNKEYTWYIQKNITKIKYKEYKALSDYHNSQYQFYISVHPKPACYGGGLVVLDYFLNKTK; translated from the coding sequence ATGTATAAAAAAATATTATATTCATTTATTTTATTAATAAGTATGATATTATTGATACTTAGTTTTAATACTAACACTAACACCAACAAACTTAACCATTCAATTAATACAACTGCTGTTGAAACAATTAATAATATTAGTAATAATATATACAACTGCTCAGGCAATATATCGAATAAATCCATTAAACCAATTATTCTTGTCCATGATGTTAGTCCAGCATATTTTGATGATATCAAAAAAATTGTATCAATTATTGATAAATATAATTATAGTAAAAATACAATTTTATTTGTAATTCCAGACTTAGAAAACCCGCCTAATGGTGGAAAATGGGATTTGAGAAAAAATAAGGAATTTGTTAATTATCTACACCAATTAGAAAAAAGAGGATATAAAATTGAGCTCCATGGTTATAAGCACACATATCATGAATTCAATTGTTCAGAAGAGGAAGCCTCTAAAAAACTCCATGATGCAGAAACTATAATGTCAGAATGTGGATTTAATAATATGACTTTGTTTCTTCCACCTGCATGGGCATTAAACAATGAATCCACAAAAGTGCTTCTCAATCATAACTATACGATAATACTAACCGATAAACTGATTTATCCTAATAACACCATTGAAAAAATCACAAATAAGGAATATACTTGGTATATTCAAAAAAATATAACTAAAATTAAATACAAAGAATATAAAGCGTTATCAGATTACCATAATTCTCAATATCAATTCTATATCTCAGTGCATCCAAAACCTGCATGTTATGGCGGGGGTTTAGTAGTATTAGATTATTTCTTAAATAAAACAAAATGA
- the crcB gene encoding fluoride efflux transporter CrcB, whose amino-acid sequence MRELLIIGIGGFIGAVLRYIISGIIPVKFGIPTGTLIVNLIGSFIIGFIMYSSLTLNIPPEYRLLIVTGFCGALTTFSTFSYESFSLLENGFIVKFTINILLNVFGCIGMVYLGRIVSLMLFR is encoded by the coding sequence TTGAGAGAGCTCTTAATAATAGGTATTGGAGGATTCATAGGAGCAGTATTACGATATATAATAAGCGGTATTATTCCAGTTAAATTTGGCATACCAACTGGAACATTGATTGTTAATCTAATAGGAAGTTTTATAATTGGTTTTATTATGTATTCTTCATTAACATTGAATATTCCACCAGAATATAGACTTTTAATTGTTACGGGATTCTGTGGAGCATTGACAACATTTTCTACATTTAGTTATGAATCCTTTTCACTACTTGAAAATGGATTTATTGTAAAATTTACAATAAATATACTATTAAATGTTTTCGGATGTATTGGAATGGTATATCTTGGAAGAATTGTTTCATTAATGTTATTTAGATAA
- a CDS encoding damage-control phosphatase ARMT1 family protein, with the protein MKIKPECATCIVRQVVDAAKEVSDDDKEQFRIIKSCLNIIAEMYGSEAVAAWMGTTVHRHLKKVSKNPDPYKRLKDTANEIALNYLEKLKDELNLCDKNDNALDRLICKIKLSIAGNVIDFGPYSTDMDITKKIEETLNGELRINHSKELLNDLNDANKILYICDNAGEVVFDKILIEELKNYCEVVVSVKGAPILNDATLEDAKVAGIDKIAKVITSGNDAIGVRLEESSEEFLKEFKDADIIIAKGMGNFESLTEYDIEQPIYYIFKAKCLPIAEIIGVDVGDNILLKNKKM; encoded by the coding sequence TTGAAAATTAAACCAGAATGTGCGACTTGTATTGTTAGACAAGTAGTAGATGCTGCAAAAGAAGTAAGCGATGATGACAAAGAGCAGTTTAGAATTATAAAATCCTGTTTGAATATTATAGCAGAAATGTATGGAAGTGAAGCAGTTGCAGCTTGGATGGGCACTACTGTCCATAGGCACTTAAAAAAGGTAAGTAAAAATCCTGACCCCTATAAAAGATTAAAAGATACTGCAAATGAAATAGCATTAAATTATTTGGAAAAATTAAAAGATGAGTTAAACCTATGCGATAAGAACGACAATGCATTGGATAGATTAATATGTAAGATTAAATTATCCATAGCAGGTAATGTTATTGATTTTGGACCATACAGCACAGATATGGATATTACTAAAAAAATAGAAGAAACACTTAATGGGGAACTAAGAATAAACCATAGTAAAGAATTGTTAAATGATTTAAATGATGCAAATAAGATACTATATATCTGCGACAATGCTGGTGAAGTGGTATTCGATAAAATATTAATTGAAGAATTAAAAAATTATTGCGAGGTTGTAGTTTCTGTTAAAGGAGCTCCGATATTAAACGATGCCACACTTGAAGATGCAAAGGTGGCGGGAATCGATAAAATTGCAAAAGTAATTACAAGCGGAAACGATGCCATAGGTGTAAGATTGGAAGAATCGTCGGAGGAATTCTTGAAAGAATTTAAAGACGCAGACATAATTATAGCAAAAGGTATGGGCAACTTTGAAAGTTTAACTGAATATGACATTGAACAGCCTATTTATTATATATTTAAAGCAAAATGCTTGCCTATTGCTGAAATTATAGGTGTTGATGTTGGTGATAATATACTGTTAAAAAATAAAAAAATGTAA
- a CDS encoding class III signal peptide-containing protein, whose translation MIKKIYSQRGQISLEFSILMFAGITAAVVLGYYMIKSSIDVKNTNINTINKTSDATMNALKTVD comes from the coding sequence ATGATAAAAAAAATATACTCCCAAAGAGGACAGATAAGTTTGGAATTTTCTATTCTAATGTTTGCAGGCATAACCGCAGCAGTGGTGCTTGGATATTATATGATTAAATCCTCAATAGATGTTAAAAATACAAATATCAATACCATAAACAAAACATCCGATGCTACAATGAATGCATTAAAGACTGTGGATTAA
- a CDS encoding MJ0144 family RNA dihydrouridine synthase-like protein yields the protein MCFNNQNILKLCKNKKVVLAPMAGITDGKFCKNYKDLFAIVTIGAYDLDNITQLASEKIVKRGRKEFLYNLNKFDELIKKEINDARKSNALVSVNVRFKDIDKALNNIKSIGKYADILELNCHCRQPEITQLSIGQELLKKENNIILKKFLEKIKLNINIPVFLKVRANFVPVNELINNLNNVRPYFNGLHIDCFNPGKNYPDLDYLKEIRYNFKDKIIIGNNSINSIEDAEKMLKYCDFVSVARCVLKGNIDWIYKLNIGAQNIGRIY from the coding sequence ATGTGTTTTAATAATCAAAATATATTAAAACTATGTAAAAATAAAAAAGTAGTTCTCGCTCCAATGGCAGGTATTACAGACGGAAAATTCTGCAAAAACTATAAAGATTTATTTGCCATTGTCACCATTGGTGCATATGATTTGGATAATATCACACAGCTTGCAAGTGAAAAAATTGTAAAAAGAGGAAGAAAAGAATTTTTGTATAATCTAAATAAATTCGATGAGTTAATAAAAAAGGAAATAAATGATGCAAGAAAAAGCAACGCACTGGTTTCTGTAAATGTTAGATTTAAAGACATAGATAAAGCTTTAAATAATATAAAATCCATTGGAAAATACGCCGACATTCTCGAATTAAATTGCCACTGCCGACAGCCAGAAATTACACAGCTAAGTATTGGGCAGGAGCTCCTAAAAAAAGAAAATAATATTATTCTAAAAAAATTTTTAGAAAAAATAAAATTAAATATAAATATTCCTGTTTTTTTAAAAGTAAGGGCAAATTTTGTGCCTGTTAATGAATTAATAAATAATTTAAATAATGTAAGACCTTATTTTAATGGGCTACATATTGATTGCTTCAATCCGGGCAAAAATTATCCTGATTTAGATTATTTAAAAGAAATAAGATATAATTTTAAAGATAAAATTATCATTGGGAATAATTCTATAAATTCTATTGAAGATGCAGAAAAAATGTTGAAATATTGTGATTTTGTTTCTGTGGCAAGATGTGTTTTAAAGGGAAATATTGATTGGATATATAAATTGAATATCGGAGCTCAGAACATCGGCAGGATATATTAA